From Daucus carota subsp. sativus chromosome 6, DH1 v3.0, whole genome shotgun sequence:
AATGTATACTTCCACATACACAGCCATTTTCATGAACAAGTTCACATCTTTCAGATCAGATGCAGCAACCACGGTGATGTCTAAGGTGCAAAACTCCATTTTGGACATATTGAACTTGTACCGTATACTGAACCTATAGCCTTTCTTCAAACGAATAAATAACGAAATGACCAAGGGGCTTGATTATAGTTGGTAcattttgaacaaaaaaagttaagTTTTGTTTTGCTCATCTGATTAATAATGGCTAGGGAGCCGGCTTTAACAATAGTAGAATGACTTTGCAATCGACGTAAAATGCTTTTGCCTCCCTTGCTATTTACATTGGATTTTTCACCAGACCTCTACAATTCACACTTGGTCTCATAGATGATGTATCAAGTTCGTTCCAATCCGATACAGAGGTTAAGTAATGTATTTTTAACAGTTATTATCGAGTGCAATGATATATTTGTACAATGAGAATACTCAAATTAAAGAAAACATTTCCACCACATCTGGTATGACAGACTTTGACGTTCAATATACAGTTTTTATTTTCGAGCTTGGTTTCCTTGAGCCAAAATGCTTATTGAATGGTAAAACTCTTAATATTAAGCTCTTTCATAAGCTTTCTCAGCTTAAGAAGAATCTCAGATCTCTGACAGCTCGTCTCGGTATAGTTCTGAAAATTTCTTGCATGAGTGATCTTGAGTTTATATTTATGTGTCACATTGTCTATTCCTTTAAGGTCCAAACGGTGATCAGAACACCAAATTTCAGGTTTACTCCCAAGTAGCCTGCAAGGATCAGGATATATATAGTTAGATATTTATTATGAACTTCCTATAGAaccttttaatatatatcaacATTATACATGTAATCTAACCACTATAAATTGATGTCAATTTGGTTTTAAGAACAAATCAAGTGGAGCTATAAGAAATCAGAACATGTTAAGATTAATGCTTGAATCCACGTACTCATCTATCTGACGCTTCAGAGCTGATATCGTCTCTGAGGAAGTTGTACCACTGACAAGAAGCTCCAAAGCAACCCTCAAGTCAGAGGTCCGGTTTAAATTGCTAATAGATTTGGTGAGCAATACAGAATTAAGACAAATCACTTTCTCATTGTTATTCTTCAAGAAAACTGTACTGATAAGCCCTATCTCTTCAACCACCAACTGCATAAATGATACAAATTAATCACGACAGATCAAAAAGATAATATACATAGGCTAGCTAATGTGCAAACATGACATTGTATCACCTGCTCATTGTCAATGATACAGTGGTCGCCTATATTAAACGGGTGCATCAAGATAGCAAGCTTAATTCCTTGGCAAATTGTTTTGCAACAAAAAACACCAAAGATAAGTATGAACAATAGATGAGAAGTGATGTACAGGGGAAATGTTGTTGCTCGAAACCCCATTAAGTGACACCATGTAATAGCTGCCAAGAATGATAGTTTCACTGAGATGATTATGTTCAGCTGCTCTATGATATTGCTTGTATTGTTTAAGAGATGGACAACAAGTGTCCGCTCCTTGTAAATGTTGACCTGCAAAAAGTGATCGATCATGAGATTGCAAGCCTTGAACAAATTCCACTTGAAGGTCTATTCACCACAGCACCTTTAAAAGATTAGAACAGAGAAAATGTATTGAATTGTACTGTTGGAACGAGATGAATTGAACATGGTAGAAAGACAACATACAACAAATCAGAGAACTGTTCAAAGTTAAATACATAAGTATAAATCGTTAGAATATAATAGGATCTCGATAAGATTTCAGTCTTGGGAGAATCGTTAACTTAAAATGGTGTCTTAAGAGAATCAATAACTTAAAATGGTATCGGAGCTCAAACAACGAGGACTCAACTCCCTCCCCTAACTTCTTATTAACATGAAGGCAATTATCGCCTAAAAGATGGGAACCCGTGTTGTACTATCGACTCAAAAATGGGTACTCGAGTGAGGAAGAGTTTTAGAAATCATAACTTATTATGGACAAAAATGATTGTTTAAAGATGGGCGTCCGTAATCAGTTTTGATTCAAAAGTGGGTCCTCGGGTGAGGGagaattttagaatataatatatattatctggCAAGCActattcttaaaattttgaagtttCAAAGAACATGTAGCTTAAAATAAATCCCCCATTCAGCGAAGAATTTTAgaatacaatatatattactTGGCAAGTACTACTCTTAAAGCTTTTGAAATTCATGTAACTTATCATAAATCTCCCATCCCAATGCATCGATGTAGTAATACACAAGCATTGCACAAAAATCATACAACAACATATTGAAGTGTACCAGGGGAGCAAGATGATTTGAACATAGTAAAAAGACAACATACGACAAATTGGTGAATTATCCAAAATTTGAGCATATAAGTATAAATTGTTAGAATACAATAGGATCTCGATTTGGGAGGAGTTGTAAGTTAATGTGGTATTAAAGTCGGGCTTAACTCCGACTCGGCTGCCTGCTACCCCTTCTCATAACTTA
This genomic window contains:
- the LOC108226030 gene encoding mechanosensitive ion channel protein 10-like, with product MKTDKALYFLFALKTSLQSFVFSSLILMSWFFCIKPVTNIHLVTSTLATFVYATGLWMFKILVLKALDCRFNDKNHFQKLQNMISHEYILQSLLRESKYPTNSAKFKMIRGAFSTMRLLVCTRVHTICDALEKSTNEEEHQVEKVINMVYKNLTNNELRDIQETDLLRVMKKEDIADFLRLLEGPAETKSISQASLRKWMVNIYKERTLVVHLLNNTSNIIEQLNIIISVKLSFLAAITWCHLMGFRATTFPLYITSHLLFILIFGVFCCKTICQGIKLAILMHPFNIGDHCIIDNEQLVVEEIGLISTVFLKNNNEKVICLNSVLLTKSISNLNRTSDLRVALELLVSGTTSSETISALKRQIDELLGSKPEIWCSDHRLDLKGIDNVTHKYKLKITHARNFQNYTETSCQRSEILLKLRKLMKELNIKSFTIQ